The following are from one region of the Rhizobium sullae genome:
- a CDS encoding VOC family protein: protein MTSPNLIILYVKDPAESATFYKDLLGREPGVAAPNFVAFPLDGGFTLGLWRRSTVAPQPSAIGNRGEVAFMVAGENAVAKQYEDWRRRGLPIAQELTDLDFGPTFVALDPDGHRLRVCEPDK from the coding sequence ATGACCAGCCCGAATCTCATCATTCTTTACGTCAAGGATCCCGCGGAAAGTGCGACCTTTTACAAGGATCTACTCGGCCGCGAACCCGGTGTCGCCGCACCTAATTTCGTCGCGTTTCCGCTCGACGGCGGCTTCACGCTCGGCCTTTGGCGGCGCAGCACGGTCGCGCCGCAACCTTCCGCGATCGGCAATCGCGGCGAGGTTGCCTTCATGGTGGCCGGCGAGAATGCTGTTGCCAAACAATACGAGGATTGGCGAAGACGCGGCCTGCCGATTGCTCAGGAGCTGACGGATCTCGATTTCGGCCCGACCTTTGTCGCGCTCGATCCGGACGGCCACCGGTTGCGCGTTTGCGAACCGGACAAGTAA
- a CDS encoding c-type cytochrome, with the protein MNSYVNMGVGALLGTIFVLMSVSIASEGIFHSEAPEKEGFAIVAEEAPAAGGGGGGEAAPATVTPIAKLLASADAKAGETVFKKCQSCHDATKGGPNKVGPNLYGLVDRPIASHEGFAFSSAMKDFSKGGSEKWTFDHLNHFLLAPKKQVPGTAMGFAGLPKEQDRANVILYLQTLADAPVALPDPNAPDTVTQ; encoded by the coding sequence ATGAATTCTTATGTCAATATGGGCGTTGGGGCGCTGCTCGGAACGATTTTCGTCCTGATGTCAGTGTCGATCGCGTCCGAAGGGATCTTCCACTCCGAAGCGCCGGAGAAGGAAGGTTTCGCCATTGTCGCAGAAGAGGCGCCTGCTGCTGGCGGTGGCGGTGGCGGTGAGGCTGCACCCGCAACTGTAACTCCGATCGCCAAGCTTCTTGCCAGCGCGGATGCCAAGGCTGGCGAAACGGTATTCAAGAAGTGTCAGTCCTGTCATGACGCGACGAAGGGAGGGCCGAACAAAGTCGGCCCGAACCTCTATGGTCTCGTCGATCGCCCGATCGCTTCGCATGAAGGCTTTGCCTTTTCTTCTGCCATGAAGGATTTCTCCAAGGGCGGCAGCGAAAAGTGGACCTTCGATCACCTGAACCACTTCCTGCTGGCACCGAAGAAGCAGGTTCCGGGCACGGCCATGGGCTTTGCCGGTCTGCCAAAGGAACAGGACCGCGCGAACGTGATCCTTTACCTGCAAACGCTTGCAGACGCACCGGTTGCGTTGCCGGATCCGAACGCGCCGGATACCGTTACGCAGTAG
- a CDS encoding 3-deoxy-manno-octulosonate cytidylyltransferase: MTGSNLDDVLVLIPARMASTRLPGKPLADICGLPMIVQVALRAKEAEIGRVVVAVDDQQVFDVVAKAGFEVVMTSKDHQVGSDRIYEALTKVDPEGHAKFIVNVQGDLPTVDRETVRASLRPLENETTDIATLAVVIDDEADKTAPHIVKVVGSPISETRLRSLYFTRATAPYGNGPLYHHIGLYTYRRAALERYVSLGPSVLEKRESLEQLRALEAGMRIDVEIVKTVPLGVDTPADLEKARRILSARKA, encoded by the coding sequence ATGACAGGTTCAAATTTAGATGACGTGCTGGTTCTGATCCCCGCCCGCATGGCGTCCACCCGCCTTCCCGGCAAGCCGCTGGCCGATATTTGCGGACTGCCGATGATCGTCCAGGTGGCTTTGCGGGCGAAGGAAGCGGAGATCGGACGCGTCGTCGTCGCGGTCGATGATCAGCAGGTATTTGACGTTGTCGCGAAAGCCGGTTTTGAAGTCGTCATGACCAGCAAGGACCATCAGGTAGGGTCCGATCGTATCTATGAGGCTCTGACGAAGGTGGATCCTGAAGGCCACGCGAAATTCATCGTCAATGTTCAGGGCGATCTGCCAACCGTCGATCGCGAGACAGTGCGTGCGTCGCTGCGTCCATTGGAAAACGAGACGACTGACATCGCAACGCTCGCGGTGGTTATAGACGATGAAGCAGACAAGACTGCGCCGCACATTGTCAAGGTCGTGGGATCGCCGATCTCCGAGACGCGGCTACGATCGCTCTATTTTACCCGAGCAACGGCGCCATACGGTAACGGTCCCCTCTATCACCATATCGGGCTCTATACCTATCGCCGGGCAGCGCTCGAACGCTATGTCTCGCTTGGCCCGTCGGTCCTCGAAAAACGCGAATCGCTGGAGCAGCTTCGCGCGCTGGAAGCAGGCATGCGCATCGACGTGGAAATCGTTAAAACCGTTCCGCTTGGGGTCGATACGCCAGCCGATCTCGAGAAAGCCCGCCGCATTCTTTCGGCAAGGAAGGCATGA
- a CDS encoding adenosine kinase, protein MTKFDVLTVGNAIVDIIARCDDQFLIDNNITKAAMNLIDAERAELLYSRMGPALEASGGSAGNTAAGVASLGGRAAYFGNVAEDQLGEIFAHDIRAQGVHYQTKPKGTFPPTARSMIFVTDDGERSMNTYLGACVELGPEDVEPDVVAQAKVTYFEGYLWDPPRAKEAIRECARIAHENGREVSMTLSDSFCVDRYRAEFLELMRSGTVDIVFANRQEVLALYETDDFEEALNKITKDCKIAAVTMSENGAVMLKGNERWYVDAIRIKEVVDTTGAGDLFASGFLYGYTQGRTLEDCGKLGCLAAGIVIQQIGPRPMKSLSEAARDAQLI, encoded by the coding sequence ATGACCAAATTCGATGTTCTGACTGTCGGCAACGCCATCGTCGATATCATCGCGCGCTGCGACGACCAGTTCCTCATTGACAACAACATCACCAAGGCGGCGATGAACCTTATCGATGCCGAACGCGCCGAACTTCTCTATTCGCGTATGGGACCGGCACTCGAAGCTTCGGGCGGCAGCGCCGGCAATACGGCCGCGGGCGTTGCAAGCCTCGGCGGCAGGGCCGCCTATTTCGGCAACGTCGCGGAAGATCAGCTCGGCGAGATTTTCGCCCACGACATCCGGGCGCAGGGCGTGCACTACCAGACGAAACCAAAGGGCACGTTCCCGCCGACCGCCCGCTCAATGATCTTCGTCACCGACGATGGCGAGCGCTCGATGAATACCTATCTCGGCGCCTGCGTCGAGCTCGGCCCGGAAGACGTCGAACCCGATGTCGTGGCGCAAGCCAAGGTGACCTACTTCGAAGGCTACCTCTGGGATCCGCCGCGCGCCAAGGAGGCGATTCGCGAATGCGCCCGTATCGCGCATGAGAACGGCCGCGAAGTCTCCATGACGCTTTCGGATAGCTTCTGCGTCGATCGCTACCGTGCCGAGTTCCTCGAACTTATGCGATCCGGCACCGTCGACATCGTGTTCGCCAACCGGCAGGAAGTGCTCGCACTCTATGAAACGGACGATTTCGAGGAAGCGCTCAACAAGATCACCAAGGATTGCAAGATCGCGGCCGTGACGATGAGCGAAAACGGCGCCGTTATGCTGAAGGGTAACGAGCGCTGGTATGTCGATGCAATCCGCATCAAGGAAGTGGTCGATACGACCGGCGCCGGCGATCTCTTCGCGTCAGGTTTCCTTTATGGTTATACACAGGGGCGGACGCTGGAAGATTGCGGCAAGCTTGGCTGCCTTGCAGCTGGGATCGTCATCCAGCAGATCGGACCGCGGCCGATGAAATCGCTTTCCGAAGCCGCCCGCGACGCGCAGCTTATTTGA
- a CDS encoding GNAT family N-acetyltransferase gives MRIVRIDESFSRWNELLQLILSSFAYMNGRINPPSSALSLTLQSLAEKATNEIGYVALEDEDLLGCMFLRPEPECLYLGKLAVAPKAQGKSVGRKLLQLAEAIAKARSLPTLRLDTRIELTDNHTVFAAWGFEKTAEKSHPGFDRVTYIEMRKVLAT, from the coding sequence ATGAGGATCGTCCGGATCGATGAGAGTTTCAGTCGCTGGAACGAATTGCTGCAACTGATCCTCTCGTCCTTCGCCTATATGAATGGCCGTATCAACCCGCCGTCTTCGGCCCTGAGCCTGACACTGCAATCGCTTGCCGAAAAGGCGACAAACGAAATCGGCTACGTTGCGCTTGAAGATGAGGATTTGCTTGGCTGCATGTTTCTGAGGCCTGAACCGGAGTGTCTTTACCTCGGCAAACTCGCGGTCGCGCCGAAGGCGCAAGGTAAGAGCGTCGGCAGGAAGCTGCTGCAGCTCGCAGAAGCTATTGCGAAAGCGCGCAGTTTGCCCACGCTGCGGCTCGATACGCGTATCGAATTGACCGACAACCATACCGTCTTTGCCGCCTGGGGTTTTGAGAAGACGGCCGAAAAATCCCATCCGGGCTTCGATCGCGTTACCTATATCGAAATGCGCAAGGTTCTCGCCACTTAA
- a CDS encoding AEC family transporter — translation MTAIIFDVLPIFIMILIGWLIVKTGLMKADVGDALSEFVFKIAVPLLLFRTIAEADFHGASPFRLWIAYFSGVAVTWTAGHIAATRFFGRDDRIGVLAGVSSAFANTIFVGLPLVQRTVGNEGLVPLSILIAVHLPVMMIIGTIMMERAERKIAGKGERNILNLFRQIGLNLVRNPLVIGLAAGAAVHLAGLPMPAPVESIVDQLAGVAGPVALVSLGMALERYGVSGNVGIASVTSAFKLLLLPCCVWAASHLVGLTGSWTAALVLIAAVPTGVNAWLIANRFGVGHSLAASTITVTTALGAISVSLWAYLLGA, via the coding sequence ATGACAGCCATCATCTTCGACGTCCTTCCCATCTTCATCATGATCCTGATCGGCTGGTTGATCGTCAAAACCGGACTGATGAAGGCGGATGTCGGCGACGCATTGAGCGAGTTCGTTTTCAAGATTGCCGTTCCGCTGCTCCTTTTCCGCACGATTGCCGAAGCGGATTTTCATGGCGCTTCGCCGTTTCGCCTCTGGATCGCGTATTTCTCCGGCGTTGCGGTGACCTGGACCGCGGGCCACATCGCTGCGACACGTTTTTTTGGCCGTGATGATCGCATCGGCGTGCTCGCCGGCGTTTCGTCGGCATTTGCCAATACTATTTTTGTCGGCCTGCCGCTTGTTCAACGCACCGTCGGCAATGAGGGCCTGGTGCCGCTTTCCATCCTGATCGCCGTGCACCTGCCCGTCATGATGATCATCGGCACGATCATGATGGAGCGGGCAGAGCGCAAGATTGCGGGCAAGGGCGAACGCAACATACTCAACCTCTTTCGCCAGATCGGTCTCAATCTTGTCCGCAATCCGCTCGTTATCGGTCTCGCCGCAGGTGCCGCGGTGCACCTTGCAGGCCTCCCAATGCCGGCTCCGGTGGAATCCATTGTCGACCAGCTGGCCGGCGTCGCTGGACCTGTCGCCTTGGTATCGCTGGGCATGGCGCTTGAACGATACGGTGTCTCCGGCAATGTCGGCATTGCCAGCGTCACATCTGCCTTCAAATTGCTGTTGCTTCCATGCTGCGTCTGGGCTGCAAGTCATCTGGTTGGATTGACCGGCAGCTGGACCGCTGCACTGGTGTTGATCGCCGCTGTTCCAACTGGTGTCAATGCCTGGCTGATCGCCAATCGTTTCGGCGTTGGCCACAGCCTTGCAGCCTCCACAATTACGGTTACGACGGCCCTCGGCGCCATTTCGGTTTCGCTCTGGGCCTACCTGCTCGGCGCTTGA
- a CDS encoding 2-hydroxyacid dehydrogenase translates to MTSKKKPKVYITRKLPDAVETRMRELFDAELNIDDSPRSVAELIEAVKTADVLVPTVTDRIDAALIEQAGPQMKLIASFSNGTDHIDVEAAARKGITVTNTPNVLTEDTADMTMALILAVPRRLGEGARVLTDKPGEWAGWSPTWMLGRRIHGKRIGIVGMGRIGTAVARRAKAFGLSIHYHNRKRVSPATEDELEATYWESLDQMLARVDIVSINCPSTPATFHLISARRLALLQPTAYIVNTARGDVVDEAALIKCLREGKIAGAGLDVFENEPAVNLKLVRLANEGKVVLLPHMSSATIEGRIDMGDKVIINIRAFIDGHRPPNRVLPGR, encoded by the coding sequence ATGACATCGAAGAAAAAACCGAAGGTTTACATCACCCGGAAACTGCCGGATGCGGTGGAAACCCGCATGCGGGAGCTTTTCGACGCCGAGCTCAATATCGACGATTCGCCGCGCTCCGTTGCCGAGCTTATCGAGGCTGTAAAAACAGCCGATGTTCTTGTGCCGACGGTAACGGACCGCATCGATGCGGCTCTTATCGAGCAGGCTGGGCCGCAGATGAAGCTCATCGCGAGCTTTTCGAATGGCACCGACCACATCGACGTCGAGGCGGCAGCCCGCAAGGGCATTACTGTCACCAACACGCCGAATGTTCTGACCGAGGACACAGCCGACATGACCATGGCGCTCATCCTCGCGGTACCGCGGCGTCTCGGTGAAGGTGCACGGGTGCTTACCGACAAACCCGGGGAATGGGCGGGATGGTCACCGACCTGGATGCTCGGCCGGCGCATTCACGGCAAGCGCATCGGCATTGTCGGTATGGGCCGGATAGGCACGGCTGTCGCGCGCCGCGCCAAGGCATTCGGCCTGTCGATCCACTATCACAACCGCAAGCGGGTCAGCCCGGCGACCGAGGACGAACTGGAGGCGACTTATTGGGAAAGCCTCGACCAGATGCTGGCGCGGGTCGATATCGTCTCCATCAATTGCCCTTCGACGCCGGCGACCTTCCATCTGATTTCCGCGCGGCGCCTCGCGTTGCTGCAGCCAACCGCCTATATCGTCAACACGGCGCGCGGCGACGTCGTGGATGAAGCCGCCTTGATCAAATGCTTGAGGGAAGGAAAGATCGCCGGCGCCGGCCTCGACGTTTTCGAAAACGAACCTGCCGTTAACCTGAAGCTCGTCAGGCTTGCGAACGAGGGCAAGGTGGTGCTGCTCCCGCATATGAGTTCGGCGACGATCGAAGGCCGCATCGACATGGGCGACAAGGTGATCATCAACATCCGCGCCTTCATCGATGGCCACCGCCCGCCGAACCGCGTGTTGCCCGGCCGTTAA
- a CDS encoding helix-turn-helix transcriptional regulator, which translates to MARSERLLTLLQTLRRYRRPVSGAVLATETGVSIRTLYRDIASLQGQGALIEGEPGIGYVLKPGFMLPPMMFSQDEIEALVLGSRWVARAADPRLAAAGADALAKIADVLPREMRDEIDTSTLLVNFRPRFEDKADLGIIRKAIRAERILKLTYTDEGGAVTVRRVWPFAISFFEQVRVMVAWCELRQDYRHFRTDRIVEIAPQELRYPRRRAVLLKEWREQQDVPAET; encoded by the coding sequence ATGGCGCGCTCGGAACGCCTTCTGACCCTGCTTCAGACATTGCGGCGCTACCGCCGTCCGGTGAGCGGTGCCGTCTTGGCGACGGAAACAGGCGTCAGCATCCGCACACTCTATCGCGATATCGCCAGCCTCCAGGGGCAGGGCGCCCTGATTGAAGGCGAACCCGGCATCGGCTACGTTTTGAAGCCCGGCTTCATGCTGCCGCCGATGATGTTTTCCCAGGACGAAATCGAGGCACTAGTCCTCGGTTCGCGCTGGGTCGCCCGCGCCGCCGATCCGCGTCTTGCTGCCGCCGGCGCCGACGCGCTGGCGAAGATTGCGGACGTCCTGCCGCGCGAGATGCGCGACGAGATCGACACCTCGACGCTTCTGGTCAATTTCCGTCCTCGCTTTGAGGACAAGGCCGATCTCGGCATCATCCGCAAAGCGATCCGGGCCGAACGTATTCTTAAACTGACCTACACGGACGAAGGCGGCGCGGTCACCGTCCGCCGCGTCTGGCCTTTCGCGATCAGCTTTTTCGAGCAAGTCCGCGTCATGGTCGCCTGGTGCGAGTTGCGGCAGGATTACCGCCACTTCCGCACTGACCGCATTGTCGAAATAGCGCCCCAGGAGCTGCGCTATCCGCGACGGCGTGCCGTTCTTCTCAAGGAATGGCGCGAGCAGCAGGACGTCCCAGCAGAGACCTGA
- a CDS encoding molybdopterin-synthase adenylyltransferase MoeB, whose translation MTDAAFLAPSGHDSIAPMEPLSPEEIARYQRHILLPEIGGTGQQRLKAARVLVIGAGGLGAPVLQYLAAAGVGTLGIADDDRVSLSNLQRQVIHDSGTIGELKTQSAAFAIARLNPHVNIIRFEERFSPESARRHLSGFDLLIDASDNFETRYAAADAAEQAEIPLVSGAVGRFDGSLTVLKPYERAEDGALNPTYRDLFPEIPPEGLIPACAETGIIGALTGVIGTLMAMEAIKLVTGAGEPLVGRLLLYDALAARFETVRYKRRRTQEPGAS comes from the coding sequence ATGACCGATGCTGCTTTCCTCGCGCCTTCGGGCCATGATAGCATCGCGCCCATGGAACCTCTGAGCCCGGAAGAAATCGCCCGATACCAACGCCATATCCTGCTGCCGGAAATCGGCGGGACGGGCCAGCAAAGACTGAAGGCCGCCCGTGTGCTGGTGATCGGTGCAGGCGGTCTTGGCGCACCAGTTTTGCAATATCTGGCAGCCGCCGGGGTCGGCACGCTCGGCATTGCCGATGATGATCGCGTTTCGCTTTCCAACCTCCAGCGCCAGGTCATCCATGATTCGGGCACCATCGGCGAATTGAAGACGCAGAGTGCCGCCTTTGCAATTGCGCGGCTGAATCCGCATGTGAACATCATCCGCTTCGAAGAGCGCTTTTCGCCGGAGTCCGCCCGCCGCCATCTCTCAGGCTTCGATCTCCTCATCGATGCATCTGACAATTTCGAAACGCGCTACGCTGCAGCCGATGCAGCCGAGCAGGCGGAAATTCCGCTCGTCAGCGGCGCTGTCGGCCGTTTCGACGGTTCTTTGACTGTGTTGAAACCTTACGAGCGGGCTGAAGATGGTGCGCTCAACCCGACCTATCGCGACCTCTTTCCCGAAATCCCACCGGAGGGTCTCATTCCCGCCTGCGCCGAAACCGGCATCATCGGCGCTCTCACCGGCGTCATCGGAACGCTGATGGCAATGGAGGCGATTAAGCTCGTCACCGGCGCTGGCGAGCCGCTGGTTGGCCGATTGCTGCTCTATGATGCGCTTGCCGCCCGCTTCGAAACCGTCCGTTACAAGCGCCGCCGCACGCAAGAGCCGGGCGCTTCATGA
- the recF gene encoding DNA replication/repair protein RecF (All proteins in this family for which functions are known are DNA-binding proteins that assist the filamentation of RecA onto DNA for the initiation of recombination or recombinational repair.) — MPHKVSLSRLKLTDFRNYTAASLVLDERHVVLTGNNGAGKTNLMEAVSFLSPGRGLRRATYSDVTRVGASSGFSVFAELNGMEGQVEIGTGTDISDENTGRKLRINGTPAKTVDELTDHLRVLWLTPAMDGLFTGGSSDRRRFLDRLVLSLDPAHGRRASDFERAMRSRNKLLDEGRFDPSWLSGIEEQMASLGIAMALARQEMLGLIARLIEETRETSPFPSAALELSGFMDGQLERPSVDLEDEYAAMLAEGRYRDAGAGRTLDGPHRADLLVRHREKQMEAERCSTGEQKALLVGLILAHAKLVANLTGHAPVLLLDEIAAHLDEGRRAALFDLIDALGGQAFMTGTDRSMFSVLGDRGQFFTVADSRVFK, encoded by the coding sequence ATGCCCCACAAGGTCTCTCTTTCCCGCCTGAAGCTGACCGATTTTCGCAATTATACTGCAGCTTCGCTCGTGCTCGACGAGCGGCATGTCGTGCTGACGGGGAACAATGGTGCCGGCAAGACCAATCTCATGGAGGCGGTTTCCTTCCTCTCGCCGGGGCGCGGTCTTCGTCGCGCCACTTATTCCGATGTCACCCGCGTCGGGGCTTCGTCAGGGTTTTCGGTCTTCGCTGAGCTTAACGGCATGGAAGGCCAGGTCGAAATCGGCACCGGGACAGACATCAGTGACGAGAATACCGGCCGCAAGCTGCGCATCAACGGCACGCCAGCCAAGACGGTCGACGAGCTGACGGATCACCTGCGTGTGCTCTGGTTGACGCCTGCCATGGATGGCCTTTTTACCGGCGGATCTTCAGACCGGCGCCGCTTTCTCGACCGGCTCGTGCTATCGCTCGACCCGGCCCATGGGCGCCGTGCCAGCGATTTCGAGCGCGCCATGCGCAGCCGCAACAAGCTCCTGGACGAAGGTCGGTTCGACCCCTCCTGGCTCTCTGGCATTGAAGAGCAGATGGCGAGCCTCGGTATCGCCATGGCGCTTGCACGTCAGGAAATGCTCGGCCTGATTGCCCGCCTTATCGAGGAAACGCGCGAAACCTCGCCCTTTCCCTCCGCCGCGCTTGAGCTTTCCGGCTTCATGGATGGCCAGCTCGAGCGGCCTTCCGTCGATCTCGAAGACGAATATGCTGCAATGCTTGCCGAAGGCCGTTATCGCGACGCCGGCGCTGGCCGCACACTTGACGGTCCGCACCGGGCCGACCTGCTCGTCCGACATCGCGAGAAACAGATGGAAGCGGAGCGCTGCTCGACCGGCGAACAGAAGGCGCTGCTGGTCGGCCTGATCCTCGCGCATGCCAAGCTTGTCGCCAATCTCACTGGGCATGCGCCGGTTCTGCTTCTCGACGAAATCGCTGCCCATCTCGACGAGGGGCGTCGCGCCGCGCTCTTCGATCTCATCGATGCGCTTGGCGGCCAAGCCTTCATGACCGGCACCGATCGCTCGATGTTTTCTGTCCTTGGCGACCGCGGACAGTTTTTCACGGTTGCCGATAGCCGGGTTTTCAAATGA
- a CDS encoding SH3 domain-containing protein, protein MRGKYLKVCLVFAVGLMFAAEAVEPAYAQVAKGPSGLPLPRFVTLKSKRVNLRIGPGTDYAASWMYLKAGLPVEIIQEYDNWRRIRDADGTEGWVNQSLLSGQRAAVAAPWMKGKGKFVYVNMRREPQSSATVVAKLEPGVMIHIAECNGDWCHAEADGAEGWVAQSEIWGAYPGEAFK, encoded by the coding sequence ATGCGTGGAAAATATCTGAAGGTCTGCCTCGTCTTTGCGGTTGGTCTGATGTTTGCGGCGGAAGCCGTCGAACCTGCGTATGCGCAAGTGGCAAAGGGCCCGAGCGGCTTACCGCTTCCGCGGTTCGTCACGTTGAAATCGAAGCGTGTCAATCTGCGCATCGGCCCCGGCACGGATTACGCCGCGTCGTGGATGTATCTGAAGGCAGGCCTGCCGGTCGAGATTATCCAGGAATACGACAACTGGCGCCGTATCCGCGATGCGGATGGCACGGAAGGCTGGGTCAACCAATCGCTGCTGTCGGGTCAGCGCGCGGCGGTTGCTGCACCGTGGATGAAGGGCAAGGGCAAGTTCGTCTATGTCAACATGCGCCGTGAGCCGCAGTCGTCGGCGACGGTCGTCGCCAAGCTGGAGCCGGGTGTGATGATCCATATCGCCGAATGCAATGGCGATTGGTGTCATGCCGAAGCCGACGGCGCCGAAGGTTGGGTGGCGCAGTCGGAAATCTGGGGCGCTTACCCGGGCGAAGCCTTCAAATAA
- a CDS encoding prephenate dehydratase, translated as MNIKTNRISFQGEFGANSDMACRDMFPTMEPLPCQTFEDAFMAVDNGEADIAMIPIENTIAGRVADIHHLLPESRLHIIAEYFMPIRFQLMVLPGVLKDEIRTVHSHIHALGQCRKIVRANGWKPVIAGDTAGAAKLVKETGDRTMAALAPRLAAELYHLDIVAENVEDTESNVTRFVVLSRDEEWANRGSDEEKIVTTFVFNVRNIPAALYKALGGFATNNINMTKLESYQLGGKFVATQFYADIEGHPNDAHVRRALEELRFFSENVRILGVYTGHPMRGQLHK; from the coding sequence ATGAACATCAAGACCAACCGAATCTCTTTTCAAGGCGAATTCGGCGCGAATTCCGACATGGCCTGCCGTGACATGTTCCCGACAATGGAGCCGTTGCCTTGCCAGACTTTTGAAGACGCCTTCATGGCGGTCGACAATGGCGAAGCCGATATTGCGATGATCCCGATCGAAAACACGATCGCGGGCCGGGTCGCCGATATTCATCATCTCCTACCGGAGTCGCGGCTGCACATCATCGCCGAATACTTCATGCCGATCCGCTTTCAGCTGATGGTGCTGCCCGGCGTTTTGAAGGACGAGATACGCACCGTGCATAGCCACATCCATGCGCTAGGCCAATGCCGGAAGATCGTGCGCGCAAATGGCTGGAAGCCGGTGATCGCAGGAGATACGGCTGGTGCCGCGAAGCTCGTCAAGGAAACCGGCGACCGGACCATGGCGGCGCTTGCGCCGCGCCTTGCAGCCGAGCTCTATCACCTCGACATCGTTGCCGAAAATGTCGAGGACACGGAGAGCAATGTTACCCGCTTCGTCGTGCTCTCCCGCGACGAAGAATGGGCAAACCGCGGCTCCGACGAAGAAAAGATCGTCACGACCTTCGTCTTCAACGTCCGAAACATTCCGGCTGCACTCTATAAGGCGCTCGGCGGTTTCGCGACGAACAATATCAACATGACGAAGCTCGAAAGCTATCAGCTCGGCGGCAAATTCGTGGCGACGCAGTTTTATGCCGATATCGAAGGCCATCCGAACGATGCCCATGTGCGCCGGGCTTTGGAAGAGTTGCGGTTCTTTTCGGAGAATGTCCGCATTCTCGGCGTCTACACGGGCCATCCGATGCGGGGCCAACTGCACAAGTGA
- the ltrA gene encoding group II intron reverse transcriptase/maturase: protein METILSRENMMAAYRRVVANKGAPGVDKMTVDQLKPYLATHWPHIREDLLADRYRPAPVRGVEIPKPGGKGMRQLGIPTVLDRLIQQAMHQVLMPIFDPDFSASSYGFRPGRSAHDAVLAARSHVADGRRFVVDLDLEKFFDRVNHDVLMARVARKVTDKRVLRLIRRYLQAGLMTGGIETARSEGTPQGGPLSPLLSNVLLDDLDKELERRGHAFCRYADDCNVYVRSRRAGERVMASLTRFLAERLKLTVNGAKSAVDRPWKRTFLAYTMTAHKAPRLLIAAPSVKRLRDRLKGAFRAGRGRAFGATIKDLAPILRGWMAYFRLTEGKGVLEELDGWLRRRLRCILWRQWKRSATRAMRLRQRGLTEERACESAGNGRGPWWNAGASHMNDAFRKAFFDQLGLISLQQELQRLNHAR from the coding sequence ATGGAGACGATCCTCAGCCGCGAGAACATGATGGCGGCTTACCGCCGGGTGGTAGCGAACAAGGGTGCGCCGGGCGTCGATAAGATGACGGTGGACCAACTGAAGCCTTACCTCGCGACGCACTGGCCACACATCAGGGAAGACTTGCTGGCGGACCGCTACAGGCCGGCGCCGGTGCGCGGGGTGGAAATCCCCAAGCCCGGCGGCAAAGGGATGCGGCAATTGGGCATCCCGACCGTTCTGGACCGGCTTATCCAGCAGGCGATGCATCAGGTGCTGATGCCGATCTTCGACCCGGACTTCTCTGCCTCCTCCTACGGCTTCCGGCCGGGGCGGAGCGCCCACGATGCGGTTCTTGCCGCCCGGTCACATGTCGCCGATGGCCGCCGTTTCGTGGTCGACCTTGATCTGGAGAAGTTCTTCGACCGAGTGAACCACGATGTCCTGATGGCACGCGTGGCACGCAAGGTCACGGACAAGCGGGTGCTGCGGCTGATCCGCCGCTACCTGCAGGCCGGGCTGATGACGGGCGGGATCGAAACGGCACGCAGCGAGGGCACCCCGCAAGGCGGTCCACTCTCGCCGCTGCTATCGAACGTCCTGCTCGATGATCTCGACAAGGAGCTGGAACGGCGCGGTCATGCCTTCTGCCGCTACGCCGACGACTGCAATGTCTATGTGCGGTCGCGACGTGCCGGCGAGCGGGTCATGGCCTCGCTGACCCGCTTCCTCGCCGAGCGGCTGAAGCTCACGGTCAATGGCGCCAAAAGCGCCGTGGACCGACCATGGAAGCGCACCTTTCTTGCCTACACCATGACCGCCCATAAAGCGCCACGCTTATTGATTGCGGCGCCGAGTGTGAAGCGGCTGCGGGACAGGTTGAAGGGGGCGTTTCGCGCAGGGCGCGGTCGCGCCTTTGGCGCCACCATCAAGGACCTCGCCCCGATCCTGCGGGGTTGGATGGCCTACTTCCGGCTGACCGAAGGCAAAGGGGTCTTGGAGGAGCTTGATGGCTGGCTGCGGCGCCGGTTGCGCTGCATCCTATGGCGGCAATGGAAGCGATCAGCTACGCGCGCCATGCGGCTGAGGCAACGAGGCCTGACGGAAGAGCGTGCATGTGAATCGGCCGGCAATGGCCGCGGTCCCTGGTGGAACGCCGGGGCCAGCCACATGAACGATGCCTTCCGCAAGGCCTTCTTTGACCAACTCGGGCTGATCTCACTTCAGCAGGAGCTCCAACGCCTAAATCACGCTCGATGA